The following is a genomic window from Pedobacter sp. KBS0701.
TATGGCCACCAACTGGATTATCCGGGCTGGCGAGATTGTGTTATTTATTGGCTTGCTTGCACACATTTTTCAGGCTTTACGTTTAACATTGCAAAATCAGAAAGCACGTCCGGTTAAGTATGCGGTAAACGATGGTCAGGCAAACAGTAAATGGTACAGCCGTTCTATGGGCCTGCTAGGTACGCTTTTGCTGATTTTTTTGGTGGTCCACCTGAAAGATTTTTGGGTAGTTTCCCGTTTTACAGGCATCCCAACGGTTGATGCCAACGGACATGAAGATCTTTATGCGGTAATGAAAGAAAAATTTCAGGATCCGGTAAGGGTTGCCGTGTATATTTTGGCTATGTTTTCTTTATGCTACCACTTATTGCATGGTTTTGCTTCGGCATTCCAAACATTAGGATGGAACCACTCAAAATATAATGGTATAATTAAAGGAGTTGGCGTTTGGTATTCGATTATTATTTCGATCCTTTTCGCTGCCATGCCGATTGCAGTTTATTTCGGTCTTATTCAATAATTTTTAGCACAAAAGATATGTCAGATATTAATTCAAATATTCCAGAAGGCGAATTAACCAGCAAATGGACAAAATATAAGTCTTCTGTGCCTTTGGTAAACCCATCGAACAAAAGAACTATTGAGGTAATTATTGTAGGTTCGGGTTTAGCAGGTGCTTCGGCAGCCGCTACTTTGGCCGAGATGGGTTACAAAGTAAAGTGTTTCTGTTTTCAGGATTCACCACGTAGAGCACACTCAATCGCCGCTCAAGGTGGTATTAATGCAGCAAAAAACTATCAGAATGATGGTGATAGTGTTTATCGCCTATTTTACGATACGATTAAAGGTGGCGATTACCGTGCCCGCGAAGCCAATGTGCATCGTTTGGCTGAAGTAAGTGCCAACATTATAGATCAGTGTGTAGCACAAGGTGTGCCTTTGGCACGTGAGTATGGCGGCTTGTTAGATAACCGTTCATTCGGTGGTACACAGGTTCAGCGTACGTTCTATGCTGCAGGTCAAACTGGTCAGCAGTTATTATTAGGTGCATATTCTGCTTTAGAACGCCAGATTGGTATGGGTAAAGTAGAAATGTATACCCGCCATGAAATGCTTGAGGTGGTTAAAATTGATGGCAAAGCACGCGGTATTATTGCCCGTAATTTAATTACCGGAGAAATCGAACGTCACTTTGGTCATGCGGTAGTATTAGGAACAGGTGGTTACGGAAACGTATTCTATCTTTCTACCAATGCCATGGGAAGTAATGTTACAGCTGCCTGGAAAGCGCACAAACAAGGTGCTTACTTTGCAAATCCTTGTTACACGCAGATCCACCCGACCTGTATCCCGGTTTCTGGCGATCACCAATCTAAATTAACCCTGATGTCTGAATCATTACGTAACGATGGACGTATCTGGGTACCTAAAAAGAAAGATGATAACCGTAAAGCTTCAGAAATTCCTGAAGATGAAAGAGATTATTATTTAGAGCGTCGTTATCCTGCTTTTGGTAACCTGGTTCCACGTGATGTGGCTTCCCGTGCGGCTAAAGAGCGTTGCGATGCCGGTTATGGAGTAGGTGCTTCTAAATTGGCCGTATATTTAGATTTTAAAGCAAATACAGAACGCTACGGAAAAATCGAAGCTGCTAAAGCAGGTAACCACAATCCAGACAAAGAAACTTGCATGCGCTTAGGCACTGCGGTAATTAAGGAAAAATATGGTAACCTGTTCGATATGTATGCACAAATTACCGGTGAAAATCCTTACGAAACCCCAATGCGTATTTATCCTGCAGTTCACTATACTATGGGCGGTTTATGGGTTGATTATAACTTAATGACATCTGTACCTGGTTTATATTGTACAGGTGAGGCTAACTTCTCAGATCATGGTGCTAACCGTTTAGGTGCATCTGCTTTGATGCAGGGTTTGGCTGATGGTTATTTCGTTCT
Proteins encoded in this region:
- a CDS encoding fumarate reductase/succinate dehydrogenase flavoprotein subunit, translating into MSDINSNIPEGELTSKWTKYKSSVPLVNPSNKRTIEVIIVGSGLAGASAAATLAEMGYKVKCFCFQDSPRRAHSIAAQGGINAAKNYQNDGDSVYRLFYDTIKGGDYRAREANVHRLAEVSANIIDQCVAQGVPLAREYGGLLDNRSFGGTQVQRTFYAAGQTGQQLLLGAYSALERQIGMGKVEMYTRHEMLEVVKIDGKARGIIARNLITGEIERHFGHAVVLGTGGYGNVFYLSTNAMGSNVTAAWKAHKQGAYFANPCYTQIHPTCIPVSGDHQSKLTLMSESLRNDGRIWVPKKKDDNRKASEIPEDERDYYLERRYPAFGNLVPRDVASRAAKERCDAGYGVGASKLAVYLDFKANTERYGKIEAAKAGNHNPDKETCMRLGTAVIKEKYGNLFDMYAQITGENPYETPMRIYPAVHYTMGGLWVDYNLMTSVPGLYCTGEANFSDHGANRLGASALMQGLADGYFVLPYTIGAYLSKEISVKAIPTDHPAFVEAEERAVGILNTLINIKGTKSVDHFHKRLGHIMWEKCGMARNEKGLNEAIQEIRALRAEFWSDVRVPGTADELNTELEKAGRVADFIELGELMCIDALNRNESCGGHFREEYQTEEGEALRDDENYAYVAAWEFKEGVNFELHKEELKFENIKVAQRSYK
- a CDS encoding succinate dehydrogenase cytochrome b subunit; protein product: MSGFGNAFSSSIGKKFIMGITGLFLILFLIVHCGINALIFISDGGLTFNVGAHFMATNWIIRAGEIVLFIGLLAHIFQALRLTLQNQKARPVKYAVNDGQANSKWYSRSMGLLGTLLLIFLVVHLKDFWVVSRFTGIPTVDANGHEDLYAVMKEKFQDPVRVAVYILAMFSLCYHLLHGFASAFQTLGWNHSKYNGIIKGVGVWYSIIISILFAAMPIAVYFGLIQ